The Pongo abelii isolate AG06213 chromosome 3, NHGRI_mPonAbe1-v2.0_pri, whole genome shotgun sequence DNA window CTTGAACCCTGGGCCCAGTGGCAGATGCAATCATGCCCCAGGGAATTGTCTAGCCCATCAGGGAATGCTGGGCCTGAGGAGTTTTGGCCAGGCTCTTATGGGCCGTATAAGTGCACCTGCCCCGGTGCCTGGCTGGCAGGGCTCCCCACATGATAAACTCAGCGCAAACCCCACATCCTGGCTGTGTGAGTGGGCCACAGAGCAGGCACGAGTCATTCCCTGAAATGCACTCAGGGCTGCTGCTGGGCCGCAGGGGCACAGAGCCCTGTGGGGGCCCCCAGGCAGGCCAAGCAGGCCTGGGCAAATGGGGccagaggtgggagggtggcaTCCATGTAAAGTGGCATTGGCAGGCATCGAGGCAGGTTTGTGCTTGTCTCCTGTGCACTGCTGCTCCCAGGAAGCCCACCCAGCACCCCTCTTTCACGCCCCTCTCTGCCCCCTTACGCCTGCCTGGGCATGAAGCTCACTACCTGGAGCATCAGCAGCCAGGGCCCACCCAGATCTGCCCTCTTCCATTGGGGCGTGGTCCTGGTGCCGAGATGCGTTCACAGGGGGGTGCTGTGGGAAGGCCATCCCTACGGCTGTGAACCAGGCCGTGACCCCTGGCGCTGTGCCCCCAGGGTGATGCGGGCGGCGGAGGAGACCACGTCCAACAACGTTTTCCCCTTCAAGATCATCCACATCAGCAAGAAGCACCGCACGTGGTTCTTCTCGGCCTCCTCCGAGGACGAGCGCAAGGTGACTGGGGGTCCGAGGACGAGTGCAAGGTGACTGGGGGTGTGGGCCTGCAGGCACCAGGCTGGACCTGCCTTGGGGGCTCGCTGGTCATGGGGCGCTGGCCTCTCAGCCCTGGGCAAAGAGAAGGTGTGGCCGGGACACAGGCAGCTGGGTGGGCACcgccccagccccatccccatgCCTAGAGCCTGGTGCCAGTGCCCACACAAGGAACATGCTGTCCTGGGAGGTGCCCCTGTGGGCTGAGGAGAGCCACACAGCCATGTTGTATCCAGCCGGGTCGCCTCCCCTGACCTTGGGAGTCACAGCAGAGTAGGCAGGGCAGTGAGGGTGGCGGGGTGCGGTGGGGCCCACCCTGGTGGCACCATGCCCACCACAGCCCCGCTGACCTGCAGAGCTGGATGGCCTTGCTGCGCAGGGAGATTGGCCACTTCCACGAAAAGAAAGACCTGCCCTTGGACACCAGGTGAGCCCGGGCCCGGGGCGTACCGGGCAGTGAGGGTCCCTGGGGTGCCTGGGCCTGACCCGGGTGTCCGCCTCCCAGCCCTGGGCTTGGCATAGAATTCCCTCCTTAAAGGTTTCCTGGAGGTGCCAGCCGGGCTGCGTGTATGGGCGTGCATGCACCTCTCTGCTCCTGTCTACCTCCAGCCCCATCTTGTCACATCTGTTTCTGTGTTGCTGCCATGGGTAGTTCCTGTTAGGGGATCATGTGTGTTTATACGCCTGCCACCGGGGAGGCCTGGCATGGCAGCAGCTGGGCACTTTGGGTTCCCAGCCCCCTACGCCCACCCTGCCTCACTCAGAGTGAGACCAGAATGAATCTCCTGGTGGGGCGCCGCTGGGCAGTCTGAGCCTTGGCAGCCTCCCCCGTGAGCTGGCCCGATGTGCAGCAGATACTCTCTGGATTGGGACTGCCTGGCCCGAGACGGTGTGGAGGGAACAAACCTTCCTGTCCTTTCACAGGTGGGGAcgggaggcccagggagggctGGGCACAGCCAAGGCTGCCCTGTAGGTCCCTGCCTGACCCCGAGCTCCTGTCCCCTGGTCCAAGCTGTCCAGCCTTGGGCCCAGCCCAGAGTCGCCCAAGCCCTCTTGAGGCAAGAGCAGGTGGAGACGTGGGCACAGTCAGGGCAGCCATCCTTGTGGGCCAGGAGGGGCACCTAGTGGAGGCACCACAGCCTCCAGTTCTTGTGTCTGTCCTTGTaactgtgtgtgcatgtctgcgtgttgctgtgtgtgtgtgcgtgtccacgtgttgctgtgtgtgtgtgtccacgtgttgctgtgtgtgtgcgtgtccgcgtgttgctgtgtgtgtgtgcgtgtccgcgtgttgctgtgtgtgtgtgcgtgtccgCGTGTTGCTCCGTGTCTGTGTGTGAACATCTGTGCTTGTCCTGTATCTGTGTTTATCTGTGTACTTCCATGTCTGTGTGAAGGAGTccttgtgtctgtgtgtctacATGTCTGCACGTGTCCCCGtgtctttgtgtatatatatccatgtttgtgtgcctgtgttcctgcgtgtgcatatgtgtgcacgtgtgtatctgtgtgtctgtcagagtatctgtgtgtgcatgtgtgtctgtcaGCGTATccatgtgtgcatctgtgtgtctgTCAGCATatccatgtgtgcatgtgtgtgtctgtcagCTTatccatgtgtgcatgtgtctgtcaGCATATCcgtgtgtgcatctgtgtatcTGTCCGTGTATCCGCGTGTGCCTGTGTGTACTTTTGTGTGAGCATCAAGGGACCTCCCAGGCCTGGTGCTCACCATCCGCCCCAACGCACCCTGCATTGCAGCGACTCCAGCTCGGACACAGACAGCTTCTACGGCGCAGTCGAGCGGCCTGTGGATATCAGCCTCTCCCCGTACCCCACGGACAATGAAGGTAAGGTCTTTCTCTGCGTCCACTGCCCGTCCGCCTCTCCCCACCTGGCCTCCTCTTGGCCACTGTGGAGGAGAGGGAGGTGTGTTCGGCTGTGCTCCTTGCTCTGGCCTTTTGGCAGTGTGCAGTAGCATCCCTGGGCTCTGGCCTTCAGCAGCAGGGTCTGGACTCACAGTCCTCCCAGCGGGTGCTTGCCCCTTGCCTCCTGGACTCAGCCCCGTGCATGGAGCATTGCTCGGAGATGGCCTGGGCTGGTTTGGCTCTCACCACCCACCCCTCCCATGCAGACTATGAGCACGACGACGAGGATGACTCCTACATGGAGCCCGACTCCCCGGAGCCCGGAAGGCTTGAGGGTAGGTGGGGCGGGTGGGCCTGGGGAGCTCTGGGTGCCTGGGAAGCAGGGGCCGGGACCGGGAGCAGAGCCCATCCGAGGCTGGGGATGCTGGCCCAGGTACCGCTCTGGGTGGCTTCCGTTTCCCTGCTGTGTCCCAAGTATCATGAGGATTGGAGCAGAAGAGGTGTACCTGCTGCCACCTCTGCTCATTTTCTCCTCCCATCTCCCAGGAGGAGGGACAGGCCATGGCGATAAGTGGCAGGTGGAGCCAGGGTGGCCCTGGGGGCTAAGCATGGGGAAGGAAGGACGTTGAGGAGCGTGCGGGCTCAGGGCAGGTCCATGTCCCCATGGCTGCCAGCTTGTGTGGACACTGCTGCAGGCCAGGTCGTTGTCCCACCCCACCCTATCCCATCCCAGTGTCCAGCTACCTCCTGCAGCACACAGCCTAGTCAAGCAGACAGGCTGATACAGGTGGTCACACGTGGATGACGGAAGCACGAGCTGGGTGGGGAGGACGTGCCTCTGtcctcctctgtcccctccctccctACTGTTTCTCCAGCCCCCTCATCTTGTCAATTTCCTCATGTCTGGGGCTGATCCTTGATCCTTCCATTTTCCCTGCGTCCGCCCTGCCTCCTTGTTTTCCAGCCTCTTGTCCTCACTGACCTGGCCTCTGCCAACCCCAGCCCCTGACCCCGTATCCTCTCTGCCTCCCATCCCCACCCACCTTCAGGCTCCCGGGTCCAGTCCCTCTTCTGccgctcccttcctccttccctctgggGTCCCAGTGCCAACAGTCATTCAGCCCACCAGGATCTGTGGGCcgcttgcctcagtttccctccatGCAGAGCTCTCGTCTCAAAGTGTTCACCATGCCTGTCCCTTCGCCCACACACTACTGCCTTCCGTCTTAGCCTGGCTGGCCAAGCCTTGGTGAGCTCGGACTCCGTCTGCCCAGCCCTGAGCTGCGGCCCAGTGAGGCTAGAGATGGCCCTGGGGAGCCACCGGTGCTCCTGCGTGCTCCTGCTCCACTCACCCTCCCTCTGTACCCCCTTCATCCTCTCCCCAAAACATTTCTCGTCCAGGACCCCTGTGGCCTCCCCATTCCCAGTTCCAGCGCTCAGTCCTGAGCCACACCAGCCTGGCGCCTGCCCTGTTCCTTGCCAGCCCGTCCTCCAGGCGCCCCGTGCTCCCGGGGCCCTCTTTCTCCTCAGCTCCTGTGCTGGCCCATGAGGGATGCCTGGGACTCAGGCCTCACGCCTCTCCTGAATTCCCTGGGTGACAGCCTGGGCCATCTGCAGGCTGCCGGCTCTGAGTCACGTCCAGCCGGGACTTCTGAACTCTGCACACATTCCCTGCCCCCGTATCCCCTGGCATCTCCCAGCTTTCTGGACGTGTTCTGAGCAAACACGGGCCTTCACCTTCCTCCCAGCTGCTCCCCTCCCCTGTCCTTGGGAATTCCGTCCTCCCTCTCGCTCCTGCCAAGCCCTGAGATCCttcttgacttcttttcctttcacttccTTCCGCCTCTGGGAACCTGATGGGCTCCTCAGGTGTCCTCTAGGCTTCAGGAAGCGTCCACAGGCTGACACAGGGAGGATGAATGgggagggctgggggtggtgggtggTCTAGGACCCTGGGGAAGGCAGGATGGGAGTGCTGGGTGCTGGGCTGCTGGGTGGGCAGGCTGTGGGGTGGGCCTACCATGGGTTGCACTCCTGGTTGGGCTGGCTGACCACTGCCAGCAGAGGGTAGTGTTGGCCCAGTCTCTGTCAGGGTCCAACCTGGGTCTCTTTGCTCTGCAGATGCCCTGATGCACCCACCGGCTTACCCACCACCCCCAGTGCCCACGCCCAGGAAGCCAGCCTTCTCTGACATGCCCCGGGCCCACTCCTTTACCTCCAAGGGCCCCGGTCCCCTGCTGCCACCCCCGCCCCCTAAGCACGGCCTCCCAGATGTTGGCCTGGCTGCCGAGGACTCCAAGAGGGACCCCCTGTGCCCGAGGCGGGCTGAGCCTTGCCCCAGGGTACCTGCTACCCCCCGAAGGATGAGTGATCCCCCTCTGAGCACCATgcccaccgcacccggcctacggAAACCCCCTTGCTTCCGGGAGagtgccagccccagccccagcccggaGCCCTGGACCCCTGGCCACGGGGCCTGCTCCACTTCCAGTGCTGCCATCATGGCCACTGCCACCTCCAGAAACTGTGACAAACTCAAGTCCTTCCACCTGTCCCCCCGAGGACCGCCCACATCTCAGCCCCCACCTGTGCCAGCCAACAAGCCCAAGTTCCTGAAGACAGCTGAAGAGGACCCCCCAAGGGAGGCAGCCATGCCCGGACTCTTTGTGTCCCCCGTGGCTCCCCGGCCTCCTGCGCTGAAGCTGCCAGTGCCTGAGGCCACGGCGCGGCCCGCAGTCCTGCCCAGGCCAGAGAAGCCGCAGCTCCCCCACCTCCAGTGAGTTTGTGTGGCggctgcaagccctgcctccagcTACAGGGACCCTGGCCTGGCCTCTGACAGGCACTCTGCCCACCTTGCTCCTGGCACTCTTAGCCCACGACGGGGTACCAGGTGCAAGAGGTAGGAAGGTTCCGTGATGCCTGCAGTCCACCTTGGTGATATGTGGAGCATGTCCATGACTCAGCCCTGAAGCTTGCTGgaaatgctttgtttttttttttctttttgagacaggatctcattctggcaaccaagctggagtgcagtggtgcgatctcagctcactgcaacctccacctccggggtccaagtgattatcctgcctcagcctcccaagtagctgggactacaggcatctgccaacacgcccggctaatttttgtatttttagtagagacaggggtttcactatgttggccaggttggtcttgaactcctggcctcaagtgatccacctgccttggcttctcaaagtgtagagattacgggcgtgagccaccgcatccggctgaAATGCTTTCCACTTTATTTCTGGGAAGTGCCAGGAGACCAGTTTGTCCCCCACTCCCACAGAGTTACACCAATGGCTGTGGTCAAAGGCATCTGGGACCCCAGGTGGGCTTCCTGCCTTGCCTGGCAGGCAATGGGTCCAGGAACTGCAGGGGCAGGTTTTGCATGGGTGTGCTGGCCGGCACGCGTACCCCCGAATGCCCTTGCCCACAGTGCCCTTCTCCCAGGGCTCTGCGAACACCTCTGAGGTGACTGCTGCCTGCGTGGAAGTGCCTGTGAGCAGCCCTTGTCACACTCGTGGTTCTAGTTCACCAAGGGCTGCAGAGGTGCAGATATTCGGAAGTCACGTTTTTCCATGACTGTGGGGATAGCGGTTCCAGGGC harbors:
- the SH3BP2 gene encoding SH3 domain-binding protein 2 isoform X2 → MASLGPRTPALSRSRGRRAMCWVSTISFMAAEETHWPVPMKAIGAQNLLTMPGGVAKAGYLHKKGGTQLQLLKWPLRFVIIHKRCVYYFKSSTSASPQGAFSLSGYNRVMRAAEETTSNNVFPFKIIHISKKHRTWFFSASSEDERKSWMALLRREIGHFHEKKDLPLDTSDSSSDTDSFYGAVERPVDISLSPYPTDNEDYEHDDEDDSYMEPDSPEPGRLEDALMHPPAYPPPPVPTPRKPAFSDMPRAHSFTSKGPGPLLPPPPPKHGLPDVGLAAEDSKRDPLCPRRAEPCPRVPATPRRMSDPPLSTMPTAPGLRKPPCFRESASPSPSPEPWTPGHGACSTSSAAIMATATSRNCDKLKSFHLSPRGPPTSQPPPVPANKPKFLKTAEEDPPREAAMPGLFVSPVAPRPPALKLPVPEATARPAVLPRPEKPQLPHLQRSPPDGQSFRSFSFEKPRQPLPADTGGDDSDEDYEKVPLPNSVFINTTESCEVERLFKATSPRGEPQDGLYCIRNSSTKSGKVLVVWDETSNKVRNYRIFEKDSKFYLEGEVLFVSVGSMVEHYHTHVLPSHQSLLLRHPYGYTGPR
- the SH3BP2 gene encoding SH3 domain-binding protein 2 isoform X3, which encodes MALPSMLCPGSWQCPPEPPGSAISCLTVAERCAFVLYCSFMAAEETHWPVPMKAIGAQNLLTMPGGVAKAGYLHKKGGTQLQLLKWPLRFVIIHKRCVYYFKSSTSASPQGAFSLSGYNRVMRAAEETTSNNVFPFKIIHISKKHRTWFFSASSEDERKSWMALLRREIGHFHEKKDLPLDTSDSSSDTDSFYGAVERPVDISLSPYPTDNEDALMHPPAYPPPPVPTPRKPAFSDMPRAHSFTSKGPGPLLPPPPPKHGLPDVGLAAEDSKRDPLCPRRAEPCPRVPATPRRMSDPPLSTMPTAPGLRKPPCFRESASPSPSPEPWTPGHGACSTSSAAIMATATSRNCDKLKSFHLSPRGPPTSQPPPVPANKPKFLKTAEEDPPREAAMPGLFVSPVAPRPPALKLPVPEATARPAVLPRPEKPQLPHLQRSPPDGQSFRSFSFEKPRQPLPADTGGDDSDEDYEKVPLPNSVFINTTESCEVERLFKATSPRGEPQDGLYCIRNSSTKSGKVLVVWDETSNKVRNYRIFEKDSKFYLEGEVLFVSVGSMVEHYHTHVLPSHQSLLLRHPYGYTGPR
- the SH3BP2 gene encoding SH3 domain-binding protein 2 isoform X5; protein product: MALPSMLCPGSWQCPPEPPGSAISCLTVAERCAFVLYCSFMAAEETHWPVPMKAIGAQNLLTMPGGVAKAGYLHKKGGTQLQLLKWPLRFVIIHKRCVYYFKSSTSASPQGAFSLSGYNRVMRAAEETTSNNVFPFKIIHISKKHRTWFFSASSEDERKSWMALLRREIGHFHEKKDLPLDTSDSSSDTDSFYGAVERPVDISLSPYPTDNEDYEHDDEDDSYMEPDSPEPGRLEDALMHPPAYPPPPVPTPRKPAFSDMPRAHSFTSKGPGPLLPPPPPKHGLPDVGLAAEDSKRDPLCPRRAEPCPRVPATPRRMSDPPLSTMPTAPGLRKPPCFRESASPSPSPEPWTPGHGACSTSSAAIMATATSRNCDKLKSFHLSPRGPPTSQPPPVPANKPKFLKTAEEDPPREAAMPGLFVSPVAPRPPALKLPVPEATARPAVLPRPEKPQLPHLQRSPPDGQSFRSFSFEKPRQPLPADTGGDDSDEDYEKARCHSPTRSSSTPRSPAKWKGCSRLQAPGESPRMDSTASGTPLPSQGRSWLCGMKPLTK
- the SH3BP2 gene encoding SH3 domain-binding protein 2 isoform X6, with translation MALPSMLCPGSWQCPPEPPGSAISCLTVAERCAFVLYCSFMAAEETHWPVPMKAIGAQNLLTMPGGVAKAGYLHKKGGTQLQLLKWPLRFVIIHKRCVYYFKSSTSASPQGAFSLSGYNRVMRAAEETTSNNVFPFKIIHISKKHRTWFFSASSEDERKSWMALLRREIGHFHEKKDLPLDTSDSSSDTDSFYGAVERPVDISLSPYPTDNEDYEHDDEDDSYMEPDSPEPGRLEDALMHPPAYPPPPVPTPRKPAFSDMPRAHSFTSKGPGPLLPPPPPKHGLPDVGLAAEDSKRDPLCPRRAEPCPRVPATPRRMSDPPLSTMPTAPGLRKPPCFRESASPSPSPEPWTPGHGACSTSSAAIMATATSRNCDKLKSFHLSPRGPPTSQPPPVPANKPKFLKTAEEDPPREAAMPGLFVSPVAPRPPALKLPVPEATARPAVLPRPEKPQLPHLQRSPPDGQSFRSFSFEKPRQPLPADTGGDDSDEDYEKAVQGYKPPGRAPGWTLLHPELLYQVREGPGCVG
- the SH3BP2 gene encoding SH3 domain-binding protein 2 isoform X7, with product MSCPGEPSALTGRVMRAAEETTSNNVFPFKIIHISKKHRTWFFSASSEDERKSWMALLRREIGHFHEKKDLPLDTSDSSSDTDSFYGAVERPVDISLSPYPTDNEDYEHDDEDDSYMEPDSPEPGRLEDALMHPPAYPPPPVPTPRKPAFSDMPRAHSFTSKGPGPLLPPPPPKHGLPDVGLAAEDSKRDPLCPRRAEPCPRVPATPRRMSDPPLSTMPTAPGLRKPPCFRESASPSPSPEPWTPGHGACSTSSAAIMATATSRNCDKLKSFHLSPRGPPTSQPPPVPANKPKFLKTAEEDPPREAAMPGLFVSPVAPRPPALKLPVPEATARPAVLPRPEKPQLPHLQRSPPDGQSFRSFSFEKPRQPLPADTGGDDSDEDYEKVPLPNSVFINTTESCEVERLFKATSPRGEPQDGLYCIRNSSTKSGKVLVVWDETSNKVRNYRIFEKDSKFYLEGEVLFVSVGSMVEHYHTHVLPSHQSLLLRHPYGYTGPR
- the SH3BP2 gene encoding SH3 domain-binding protein 2 isoform X4 codes for the protein MAAEETHWPVPMKAIGAQNLLTMPGGVAKAGYLHKKGGTQLQLLKWPLRFVIIHKRCVYYFKSSTSASPQGAFSLSGYNRVMRAAEETTSNNVFPFKIIHISKKHRTWFFSASSEDERKSWMALLRREIGHFHEKKDLPLDTSDSSSDTDSFYGAVERPVDISLSPYPTDNEDYEHDDEDDSYMEPDSPEPGRLEDALMHPPAYPPPPVPTPRKPAFSDMPRAHSFTSKGPGPLLPPPPPKHGLPDVGLAAEDSKRDPLCPRRAEPCPRVPATPRRMSDPPLSTMPTAPGLRKPPCFRESASPSPSPEPWTPGHGACSTSSAAIMATATSRNCDKLKSFHLSPRGPPTSQPPPVPANKPKFLKTAEEDPPREAAMPGLFVSPVAPRPPALKLPVPEATARPAVLPRPEKPQLPHLQRSPPDGQSFRSFSFEKPRQPLPADTGGDDSDEDYEKVPLPNSVFINTTESCEVERLFKATSPRGEPQDGLYCIRNSSTKSGKVLVVWDETSNKVRNYRIFEKDSKFYLEGEVLFVSVGSMVEHYHTHVLPSHQSLLLRHPYGYTGPR
- the SH3BP2 gene encoding SH3 domain-binding protein 2 isoform X1, with protein sequence MAGSGPRPRSWGRREAGARDEAAAAGGRGPGPCRCSQARRSWTAPGKPAVPAAWTPFMAAEETHWPVPMKAIGAQNLLTMPGGVAKAGYLHKKGGTQLQLLKWPLRFVIIHKRCVYYFKSSTSASPQGAFSLSGYNRVMRAAEETTSNNVFPFKIIHISKKHRTWFFSASSEDERKSWMALLRREIGHFHEKKDLPLDTSDSSSDTDSFYGAVERPVDISLSPYPTDNEDYEHDDEDDSYMEPDSPEPGRLEDALMHPPAYPPPPVPTPRKPAFSDMPRAHSFTSKGPGPLLPPPPPKHGLPDVGLAAEDSKRDPLCPRRAEPCPRVPATPRRMSDPPLSTMPTAPGLRKPPCFRESASPSPSPEPWTPGHGACSTSSAAIMATATSRNCDKLKSFHLSPRGPPTSQPPPVPANKPKFLKTAEEDPPREAAMPGLFVSPVAPRPPALKLPVPEATARPAVLPRPEKPQLPHLQRSPPDGQSFRSFSFEKPRQPLPADTGGDDSDEDYEKVPLPNSVFINTTESCEVERLFKATSPRGEPQDGLYCIRNSSTKSGKVLVVWDETSNKVRNYRIFEKDSKFYLEGEVLFVSVGSMVEHYHTHVLPSHQSLLLRHPYGYTGPR